The sequence AGATGACAACATACTATTCTAGTCTACATTCTGTGATCATAGAGGAGGGAGTTCAAGGATTCTGACCTCACGACCTCGTGTCTCGCGCCATTCACTAGTTCCACTCCAAATGTATCGCACGATTAATGCTTCCTTAGCTCtacttttgaataatttatatgaCTTCAACTTTTAAGGAATTAACTAGGTAGGTGCTGATAATATTGTTTATACTCTCCCATTAATTAttgtataaaaaattttttagccttgaaaaagaggtaaacttcctcgaaacgtcggcatagtTGAGAAATAAAAGTTACAAAATAGTCCAATTTCCCGATATTTCATTTCCAAATCTAAAGAAATGGACGTTAACCCACCAAATCTTGTTCCTTATGTAACAAGTTGTACTAAGGGCTTCAGCCCAAAATTCATGTGGCAATCCAGATTCTACCAACATACATCTCACCATATCCAACAGAGTAAGGTTGAGCCTTTCTGCCTTACCGTTCTGTTGGGGGGTTGTAAGGAACTGTTTTTCTATGATTAATACCATTTTCTTCTAAATAGTTCTTTATATCATTACTTGTATATTTTCCACCGTTGTCACTTTGtaggtttttaatttttctgttatggaaattttcacattttaatttatatttcttaaattcagaaaatacttGACTTTTCTTCTTCATTACAGCAACTTCTATGTAATTAGAATAGTCGTCTAGGAATGTGACAAAATAATTTGCCCCACCGAGAGATGGTGTTGATATCGTTCCAACATCTGTATGAATAAGATCTAATACTGCTTTAGTCTTTGTTAAGCTTACCTCCGGAAAGcggtttttcttcatttttccttGAATGCATATGTCACACCTTTGTTCTTCGTCCAGCTTGTCATTTGTGCATTTTATGACTGGTATTTTGCTtaaagatgtcatattcaggTGTCCAAATCTTCTATGCCATGTGATACTTGTACTTGTCGCTTTTCCTGCCTTCATTACATTTTTCGTCTCAAAAACATATAAATTGTTTCTTCTTTTGGCCCTTAAaacaatttcattattattaataatttctGCCATACCTTTTCCGATGACAATCCTTGAATTCTTCTCTTCTATTCGACTTATTGACAACAAATTGTCTTCAAGTTGTGGTACATATGAAACATTTGATATTTCAAGTTTATGTCCTCCATATTCTTCTTGGACATCTAAGAAAATCTTTCCTCTTCCCTTGATTTTCATAATTCTTCCTTCTGCTGTTACTACATTTCCTATATCTGTTTCTTCGAATTCATGTAGGAGTTCTTTGTATGGTGTCATGTGATCAGATGCTCCAGAATCCAAAGTCCATTTATATGGTTCACCTACTTTACTTCCACGAACACAAAGAGCTCTATATTCTGTTGTGACTGTGGCAGCTAGTCGTTTTTCTTCATTCTCATTATCTGGTTTGTCTTCATTTTGTTTAGCTTTTTTACAAAATTTGGATATGTGTCCTTTACCACCACAAGTGAAACAAATAACAACTCTTGTTTGAACTTCCTTCTTGTTTTTACTCATGTTTCCATTTTCAGATTTCTTCCAGTGTTTATTCTTTGATAACAGTGCTTTAACTTCATTTTCTTCTTCGGCGTCTCTTCTGAGTCGtttttcttctagtaataatttCGCTTTTACAGTTTTTGTGTCTAGTTTTAAATCTTCCTTCTCTAGATTACGTACTAATCCTTCATACTTGTTTATCGGTAACCCCATTAGATAAATACAGGCTAAAAGATTATCAGGAAAGTGGATTCCTGTCTTCATTACTTTTCTATTCAAATCCTGTATTTTACTCAAATATTCTTGCTTTGAGATGTCTTCACTTTTACTCACTGTAACCATTTCCTTCAGTAGCATTACAGTGTGTAATAGGCCAAATTTGTTGTGTAATTCTTCTAGTATTTGCCAACCATCCTTCGCATTTTGACATCACCAATGTCTTCAATGTAATTGTCATTAACTGATAAGAGTAGAAAAGAAAGGGCCTTCTGATTGGACCTTTTCTGTTCATTCGATAATTCCCCTATGAATCCAGGATCTATTGCTTCCCAACAACCTTTTTGTATGAGAGCTGCCTTCACTCGGATAGACCATGGGTAGTAATTGTTATCTTCAAGTTTTGGAATACGAAATTCGTCACTGCCGGCCATCTTGTATTAATCTTCGCTGTGGTTTTTCTTCGGGTGGACAATAAAGAGTAATCTTCTAATCTCCAATTATACTAGCActtctgggcccataacctgttgtGATGATAAGACTGATAAGAGGTTTTGGTGGATCCTTTTAATTAAACAAAAGTGTACACTACTTTCTTTATTATCTCATCAACCACAATACTACATCAGCTTCAGCTTCACAATCGTTATTCACCTTTATGTCAGTATACTTTCATAGAAAACGACTTGATTGACATTACAGTGGCTTTCGCTATGCAACAAATAATACACATTCTTGTATTTAAAATAGCTCAACACTAAATAAACATAATATTCAACAGATTCTACTACCAAAGACGCATCTTTGAGatccttaggtacagctggatatccagcggtttcggagttattgaCCTTTTGCTCTGATAAGgatcaccctatatctcgctcgttgagatcggatcccgtgtcaTTCcatccgttttgccctgtaaatctcactgatttcgagtcactgtaagaattttgtaatagtgccatttgtgttccccttttacgaatcgaccaataaaagttgtatacgttgattctgcctatcattgtgcgtcgctaacatcctagacaccagggaaccctgtctccggctagtagctgccagggtaggtttgctattctcccttaaagaatagctggcgctcgagtacaccgaggaaaaccccgttacaccgtatcaaaaaattccaatcaaTTTTGTTATTCCTGGAATCTACCAAGGATTTTTGACTGCCAAATGTATTTCTTACCAATTTTATCATGTGAGAGGGATCCAAAAAAATGAATACATCTGTTAGGATCTTGATTTTATCATTATGACGCATGTCTCTTTTGTACATATGTATGTAACTTGATTTATAGGAAGATGTAGTTTAGTTCTAGAATAAACCAGCACCCTCAACAGGTCTTTGATTAATCATCAAGTTCATTCCAAACGTAACATGGCGCAGTCGGTATTAGGATTTGTTTCAAATTGATTCGAATTCTAATTTAAGTGtactacaaaaaattaaaaattcaagtagTGAAAATTGTGGCTAAATGACAGAAGAATCGAAGAATCCAAAACCAGGAACGTCATCATCATCTTCGAATCAATCAGTTCAACATTCAAGAATGAACACCAATGTGAAAATTCCATCAGAAATGAATTTCAACGGAAATCTAGCCAACAATTATCGattcttcaaacaaaaattcgaaatttatttGAAGGCATCAAGACAAACGAATTTGGACTCGAAGTATAAAGCAGCATTATTTTTGAATGTGATTCgtatttataataattttccatCAAATGAAAACAATGAAGAAAATTACGAAGATCTCATCAATAAATTCGACAAATATTTCTTGCCACATATCAATGTTACCTACGAACGACACATGTTTTTTCTACGAGATAAAAAAGTGGAAGAAACAATCGACGAATATGTGAATGCACTAAGAGGACTGAGTTCCACATGTGAATTTGATAAATTAACCGATAGTTTAATTCGAGATCGTATTGTCATGGGAATCACAGACAGAAATTTGAAAGACACTCTCCTAAGAATACCAAAGTTAGATCTACAAACAGCAATAAATACGTGCAAAGCAGCAGAGCAATCACAAaatcaattggaaaaaatctgttCATCCCAGGAATTGAATGAAATGTCCAGAAGAAAATTTAAGATGAATAGAATTCAACAAACTGAAAACTATAAAAGGCCAACAACATCAAGACCACAAGAGCATCCAATTCAATCGTATCAACAAAATCATGCAGGTCAGAAGAAACTATCAATCAACAAGAACCAACTTCAATTTCATCGCCAATGTCAACGATGTGGTCTACAACATCAACGTGGGAAATGTCCAGCATATAAAGCTAAGTGTAACAAGTGTCATAAACtaaatcatttttcgaaaatgtgtaaATCTAAAAATATCAGTCTTTTAGAGAACAATACTCCAGAAGATGAATTTTTTCTAGGTTCTTTAGAAATATCTCATATTGCAGATGAAACTGAgtggtatgaaaatttgaaattgaataattttttgaatgttAAATTTAAACTAGATACAGGAGCAAAAGGTGTTAATATATTGCCATAttatgaatttaaaaaattaaaaaatgtcaaactagAAAAATTTACCGGAAATATCAATACTTATGGAAATGAAACTTTAAAAATTTTGGGAATTTGTACATtagaaacaaaatataaaaacgTTATTAAAAATGTAGACTTTCATGTAATGAATACTGAAAAATGCGCAATATTAGGTTTACAAGAAATAATTAAATTCAAGATATTGACTAAAAATAATGAAGATCAtagtatttctgaaatatcaaacgaaaataaaaatgaaatttatgctaaaattttttctaattataATGATCTGTTCACAGGTATCGGATGTTTGAAAGATGAGTATCACATAGACGTTGACCCAAATATAACTCCAATAATTCAACCACCGCGAAAAATTCCATTCAATCTTCACgaaaaactgaaacaaaaacttCAAGACTTAGAAGACGAAAATATTATAGAGAAATTATCGGAGCCAACCGATTGGGTCAGCTCAATGGTGATCGTTCGTAAGCccaatctaatatataaaattctcgtgtcatagttttcgttaccatactcctccgaaacggcttgaccgattttgatgaaattttttgtgcttatccggtatctatgagaatcggccaacatctatttttcatccccctaaatgttaggggtagtccacccctaaaattttttttgtattttgtagacaaaatttttaatttctatttttttatgatacaacatacaaaaatacatacaatcctcaattttcaccctcctacgatcaaccctttttttttaatagccattttagtaatttaatcattaggaaattatttatatggcaaaacaacgtttgccaggtcagctatctatgagaatcggccaacatctatttttcatccccctaaatgttagaggtagtccacccctaaattttttttttattttttagacaaaatttttaatttctatttttttatgatacaacatggaaattatttatatggcaaaacaacgtttgccgggtcagctagtaatgaTATAAGAATCTGCATTGACCCCAAGGACTTGAATAAAGCCATAAAACGAGAACATTTCCATATGCCATCATTAGAAGAATTAACGTACGAGTTATCAGGAGCTAAGTATTTCAGCACTCTAGATTGTAGTAACGGTTTTTGGCATGTTAAATTGGATGATGAAAGTAAGAAACTTACAACTTTCAATACTCCTTACGGAAGATACTGTTTCAAAAGATTGCCATATGGTCTCCGTAATTCAtcggaaatatttttcaaacgtataagtgatttattttcttcgGTTAAAGGTATCAAAATTtatgtagatgatattttgatatttgcAAAAAGCATTGAGGAACATGACAAGATTTTAAAGATTGCATTGgatatttgtagaaaaaataatattaaactGAACAAAAACAAATGTAAATTTGGCATTACCGAAATCAAATATATGGGTCATATATTAACTTCTAGTGGAATAAAAccagatgaagaaaaaattaaagccaTTAAATTTTATAAAACTCCTCAGAATAAAAAAGAcgtagaaatttttttagaaATGATTACATATTTACAAAGATTTATTCCAAATGCATCTAGTATAACAGAACCGCTAAGAAATCTATTaaaatcaaatattgaatttcaatggaATCATGAACAACAAAATTCATTCGAATcgttaaaaaatattatttcaaaagaaCCTATATTAGGATATTTTCAACCAAATGAAAACATAATTATATCATGTGATGCATCTTCAAAAGGTCTTGGTACTTGTATCaaacagaaaaataaaataattgccTATGCATCGAGGACCTTGACAGAATCTCAAAAATCTTATGCGCAAATAGAAAAAGAAATGCTCGCAGTAGTATTTAGTTGTCAATATTTATTTACAAATGGAGAGATTACTATTGAAACTGATCATCGAccattaatatcaattttctcaAAACCTCTTGTTAAAACACCTCCTCGGTTGCAAAGAATGCCTTTGAAACTTCAACCTTACCAATTTAAATTAGTATATAAACCGgggaaagaattgaaaattgctGATGCTTTATCAAGAGCCTATATTGATGAAGAATATGTATTCACAAAAGATATTGATTTGCATATTTGCTCAATAGTAAAGAATTTACCTGTATCCgatttaaaaatagaaaaaatcaaaCAAATCATCAAAACTGACAGTCACTTGCAAAATTTagtgaaattaataaaaaatggttTTCCTAATAACAAAAAGAATTTAGAAAAtgacatgaaaatttattgGACCTATAGAGATGAATTAACTTTTATGGAAGGTTTAATTTTCAAAGGTGATAAAATTTTAATACCGGAAGAATTAAGACAAGATACATTAAAACAATTACATATAGGACATATGggtaaagaaaaaattaaaaacagagCTAGAGAACTAGTATTTTGGCCAGGTTTATCATTACAAATAGATAAATTGAGTGATTCTTGTAAAACTTGCAACCTATATAGAAAACAAAATGTGAAAGAACCTCTAATTAATCATGATATTCCTAATGAGCCGTGGATTAAAGTTGGAATCGATTTATTCtacttcaataataaaaattatctaTTAATGTTGGATTATTATTCTAAATTCATAGAAATATCTAATTTGAATATTAATACGACTACAAATAATATCataacaaatttaaaaaatattttctctagACAAGGAATACCAAAAGAAGTTTGTTCAGATTCAGGTCCACAATTTACCTCTTACGAATTTAAAACTTTTGCTAATAATTGGAATTTTAAGCATACTTTGTCAAGTCCACATCATCATCAGTCGAATGGAATGGTTGAAAGAGCAGTACAAAcagtaaaaaatatattaaagaaATCTCTACATAGCGGTAATGATCCATTTTTAGCCTTACTAGAATATCGTAATACGCCATGTTAGTGATCCGGCAACATTGTAAAAAGCAATAAAAAGGCAGATGGGCACCGCGAGTGTGCAAGTCAAGTCCATAGACAAAGGAAGGAAAGACAGACAACTCTCATTGGCCGTTTAAAACGTTGCTGGTGGCGCCCCGTTGGGCAGTAGATGGAACTAATTGTTTGAAATA comes from Coccinella septempunctata chromosome 5 unlocalized genomic scaffold, icCocSept1.1 SUPER_5_unloc_1, whole genome shotgun sequence and encodes:
- the LOC123322468 gene encoding uncharacterized protein LOC123322468, which translates into the protein MTEESKNPKPGTSSSSSNQSVQHSRMNTNVKIPSEMNFNGNLANNYRFFKQKFEIYLKASRQTNLDSKYKAALFLNVIRIYNNFPSNENNEENYEDLINKFDKYFLPHINVTYERHMFFLRDKKVEETIDEYVNALRGLSSTCEFDKLTDSLIRDRIVMGITDRNLKDTLLRIPKLDLQTAINTCKAAEQSQNQLEKICSSQELNEMSRRKFKMNRIQQTENYKRPTTSRPQEHPIQSYQQNHAGQKKLSINKNQLQFHRQCQRCGLQHQRGKCPAYKAKCNKCHKLNHFSKMCKSKNISLLENNTPEDEFFLGSLEISHIADETEWYRMFER